ATCCCTGACGGGAGCCGGCGCATCGGGGAGCTCTCAGGCGGTACCCAGCGGCGGGTGGCCCTGGGGCGCCTGCTCCTCCAAGCTCCGGACCTGCTCCTTCTGGACGAACCCACCAACCACCTGGATGCCGATACGGTCCAATGGCTTCAGGATCACCTCATCGCCTATCCCGGTGCGGTGCTCCTCATTACCCACGACCGCTACGTGCTTGATCAGGTGGTGAGCAGGATGCTGGATCTGGAGCGGGGAAGGATGACTGCATACAGCGGCGGCTATTCCAGCTACCTTGTCCAGCGGGAAGAGCGGCTTGCCCAGGAGGCCCGGGGGCAAGAGCGGCTCCTGAACCTGCTGCGGAACGAGACGGCCTGGATGAGGCGGGGCGCCAAGGCCCGGACAACGAAGCAGAAGGCCCGCATCGACCGGTATCACGACCTGGAGGCTCGCTCCCATGTGGAGACCTCCCGTGATGCGACGATCGCGTTTAAGCCCGGCGATACCCTGGGGGGGACCATCCTTGAGCTCAACGGGGTGAGCAAGTCCCTGGGGGGGCAACTGCTGGTGGACGGCCTGACTTTTCTCATGAAACGCGGCGACCGTGTCGGCATCATCGGCCCCAACGGTTGCGGCAAGACCACCCTGATGCGGATGATCATGGGAGAGGAGTCTCCCGACGACGGTAATGTGATTGTCGGAAACAAGACCCGCATCGCCTACTTCGATCAGAACCGGGAGATTCTCGACCCGCAAGAAACCCTCTACGACTTCCTCGGGGAGGGTGATTATGTCACGGTGGGCGGGGAGCGGCGCCATAAAATCGGCTACCTGGAGGAGTTCCTCTTTCCCCCGTCCGACCGGATGCGGCGGATCGACACACTTTCCGGCGGCGAAAAGAGCCGCCTCATCCTTGCCCGGCTCATGATGGCCGATGCCAACCTCCTAATTCTGGACGAGCCCACCAATGATCTCGATATTCCCACCCTTCAGCTTCTTGATGATGCGCTGACCCGTTTCAAGGGTTGTGTTCTCATGGTGACCCACGACCGCTTCTTTCTCGACAAGGTGGCCACGGGCATTCTTGCCTTCGAAGGGGAAGGAAAGGTTGTCTTTCACGAGGGGAACTATACATTCTACCGGGAACTCAGGGCGCAGGCCCTCAAGGCGGAAAGCAAGGGTGGAACGGATGGCAAGGGCGTTGTCTCTTCT
The nucleotide sequence above comes from Geobacter benzoatilyticus. Encoded proteins:
- the ettA gene encoding energy-dependent translational throttle protein EttA, translated to MNVIDVTGLSKSFGSRAILDGVAFAIGEDEKVGLIGVNGCGKSSLMQILAGIEERDGGTIMTRRGASIGYLPQEPLLDESLTVGEEIEQGLVEIRRIMAEYEQVAAQLAAPSPDHERLLERQGELSTWIEHHGGWNTDHRVAEIMTHLGIPDGSRRIGELSGGTQRRVALGRLLLQAPDLLLLDEPTNHLDADTVQWLQDHLIAYPGAVLLITHDRYVLDQVVSRMLDLERGRMTAYSGGYSSYLVQREERLAQEARGQERLLNLLRNETAWMRRGAKARTTKQKARIDRYHDLEARSHVETSRDATIAFKPGDTLGGTILELNGVSKSLGGQLLVDGLTFLMKRGDRVGIIGPNGCGKTTLMRMIMGEESPDDGNVIVGNKTRIAYFDQNREILDPQETLYDFLGEGDYVTVGGERRHKIGYLEEFLFPPSDRMRRIDTLSGGEKSRLILARLMMADANLLILDEPTNDLDIPTLQLLDDALTRFKGCVLMVTHDRFFLDKVATGILAFEGEGKVVFHEGNYTFYRELRAQALKAESKGGTDGKGVVSSAPVRERPRKRGLTFAERQELERVEQEIARLELRTAEVEAALADPAAYAGVPGGIAALSTEFAQLGKDLEVLLNRWEELETKRTEG